TGAGTAAGAAGAAGGCAGCTGATTCCATCATAGAAATCTTCAGGTACCAACCTACATTAATGCAGTTCAGGAGTGTTGATAAATCAGTACTAGCAAATTGGTAAATATTGTTTCTGCTTCTTCAGGGTTGGATAGGTTTCGTGTTTGTAGCACACTTGATGGTCAAActagagaaacaaaagcaaTGTCTTCATTCGCAGAAACAAGAAACATTTTGTTAACATCTCAGCTTCTCCCTGATGAACATTTTACCAGGTCTTAGAAGTTAGACTTGCATTTGCTACCCAAATTTCAGGTGTTCTTTGGAATCCGCATACACATGGTTTTCCTAATTGGATCCCAACTCCTAAAAGCTACTACCGCCTAGATTCCACCACTGAAAGTTTCACTTGTTTCTTCATCCACCTTTGGACAATCCCATTCCAATGGGCTACTACAGCAGTTCAATACTCATTTTCGATATGATTCAACAATCTCTCCTGCATATTCTTATCCACAACGAGTTTTATGAATTCCTTGGCTCCTTCCAGATCTGCTTTCATTTTGAACTTTTCCAGACATGCGACCACAACATCCTTGTTCGGCATCCACCCTGGTGGCGCAGCACAAACTGCTTTTGTTGCCAATTCAAGTGCCTTCTCAATTTGACCTTGATCAAGATAACCCTTCGCCAAATAAATCAATGTCGTATGATTAGGTTTCCCATCTTTCAATCTTATCCTGCTGAGAATTGCTTCAGCCTTGTCAAGAAAACCATTCCTGGTATAAGCACCAATCAAGGTATTTGGGATACGAATATCATAATTTACAGGCTCAGATTCCCACTCTTCAAAGATCTTCTCAGCAGTCTCAATATCATCAGAATTCAAGAGTGAGGTCATTACGCATATATAACCCCTGCTGTATACTTTCATCTGCTCCTTGTAACATTTCCATAGTCTCAAAGTATCGTCTTTCTTCCCTAGTACTGCATATTGTGTCATAAGGTGCTCATATGCTGGCCTCTGTCTTTTAGAATTTGGTACATGTTCCTCAGATCTCTTTAGCATTTCTAAAGCCTTGTCCACAGCTCCTGCTTTTGTATAACCATTTGCTGCAATGGCATAATTAGTCCAGTCCACAAGAATCTTAGGATCGGATTCCCATTCTGCCAGAATCTTGTCAATTCCCTCGAGATCAGAAGCAGCTGCAGCTGCACTGAGTCTGATCCCATATGTGAATCTGTCAAAACCGATGCCATTCTCTTCCATTTCACTCATCAGACTGTCAAATTTCTCATGGTTTCCAGTCTTATAATACAAATTGAGCAAATCATTGTATGACCATGACGTCCTACAGAACCCCAAATCCCTCATCTTCTGCATGGTGGCCTCTGCCTTTTCCAACTGTTTTGCACGAGCATAGCAGTTGAGGAGAGCATGGTAAACCTGAAGGACTTTCAATTGTTTAGGAGTGTTGTTAAAATAAATCTCAGCTTCTTCTATTCCATGAACTTTTGCAATCAAGTCGAGCCGGATGGCTACGTCAGAGGGAAAAAGTACGGCGTACCTTTTGTCACTCATCCACATGGACACCTGGGAGTTCAATAAATAATCAAGTTTCAAAGCTGAGGCCTAATATATACACAATCTCTTCACACATCAAATAATCAAGAAAGAAAGTACAAATTACTTCCAAATTCTACCGCCTAGAACATCATTACATGCATGTTTTCTGAATCCCATATAGAGCATTGGTTTGACAAAACAACCATACAGGGGAATTCGTGTGttgcataagaaaaaaaaactaattattaattaatttcttaTGACTAAATTATTATCAAAGCACGACTGAATTATAATCAGAGCACTTCCATTATTGATTGTTCTGacttggattttttttctttctataaaATCATATTTGTGGTAAAACAGTCATGTATAACATAAACATTGTTACGTGTGAGAATGTGTTCTCTCACATTTTAGAAATATAACTTCGTTCAAGAACTTACAAAAAAATCATACACAGGACAAGACTAGTGTCATTACATAACAGTACTGTTGCTGGGGTTGTGTAGTGAAGTTTAAGCACAGAGACACCAATTCAATTCCTTTTCTGCTTTTCACACCAGTTAACGTAGTCATGGTAAATTATTCTTTCATCTGCAACACAAGTAAACTAAGCTACAAACGATCTGGCTGCACGTGTAGATTTTCAACGTGCAGAATCCGCAATTCTATTGTATTACAAGTACTCTATTCATCTACCAACTAGACGAAATCGCATACTGCGCAATCATACATCCAAATATAAGAATTAAACTATAAATACAAATCAGTATCAACTAACAACTCAAATTAGGCATAATTCAAAAAATTTAGCTATGAAATTTCAGCGAGTTCAAACTAGGAGGCAATCaattgaaaaccaaaaaccttgATTTTGAAGCAGAAATTAGTAATACCTCAAGAGCTCGGCCGTAGTCTTTGTAGTACCTGAGCTCCTTGATGATAGTGACGAGCTCATCTCTATCTACAGTTTGGCCTTCTTGGACCCACCGGTCGAGAATCGGTAAAACGGAGGCCTGAAATTCGCTCCCGCAGATCCGACGGTAGAGGGTGTTCAGCGAGACTTTCCAGAGCTTCCGATGAGATTTGGGCACCGCCGTTGAGTACAGCGAAACGTGACAGAAGCGGGAGTAGAGAGTGTTGAATAGGGCGCTGAAATGTGAGTGCTTCATCATCTTGATCGGCGAAGTTGGGAGTCGCAAGAAATTGACACAGGGGATTAAGTCCTTGGGATTTGTTGATACACAAAAGGGTTTAAACCTTGTACTCTTCAAATTTAGAGCAAAATATGGGAGAGGGGGAGGATCTCCCATGGTAGGCTATAAGCCAAATGGTTTTAGCCTACCAAAAACAGAATATTCCCTATAATATGCTTTTTTAGCCTACCAACAAAAAACAGTGCTGCCACCGTAGGCCAAATTCTGGAGGccaaaatcaaatatcatcaCATCTAACGGCTATAAGTGGTGGAGGAGTGCCTCAGTACAATGAAAGTGGTGGATTCGGAACAAGCGATGGTTATGGAGGAAGTGATGCTAATCTACCGGAATACTAGctaattttagttttttatgtGTAATTCAATAATTGTTAGTTTCGTTGTTTTACTTTATGTTGTTGTTTATGTTTTAGTATTTCACATTCTAGTACTCTTTTTCCCAGCTCAGAATATATTTCCGAGTATGGTTTTGACGAGGCTATCAATAAAACTAGTCGATTTGGTTAAATGAAAATAAgtatatcataaaaattaatggttacacatttattttaaaaattctaaacatatcAAATATTGGGCTCATATTAAAGATCTCAACAAGATATttacaatgatgtaattttaatatttagtaaCATTATAAATAACCCATGTATATaggaaacatgatttttcttaaatgtaaaatttatgttcttaatgaaaaaaaaaaaaaaaaaaaagcagcggAGCCCACAATTTGGCTTACCAAATCTGCAGCCAAATTTGGCCTAGCAAATTTGAGAAGGCTAAAAAAATTTCTTGGTCTTTGGGATATGGCTTACGGTGGGAGTAAGGGGTAGGCTATAAATAGGATTATAGCCTACCATGAGAGATGCTCTAAGGTAGCATTTTACCTGAGCTACCTAATCTTTTAAGCAGATGAGGACACGTGTCTAATGTGAGATCCAATGGTCTATATCTCTTTGTGTTATAGATTTTACAATAATACCCATTGAAGTTTTCGTCCTTTTTTTGGTCTGTCTATTCTTTGTTATCGTCTTCCACACCCTTGTCAGTTCCATGTCTCTAACTCTCTCTTTGTTATCACATCAAGTACATATCTATTACAACCAATTCAATCCCAACCTCCTCACCAAAAAAATTACAGATCCATGCCAGACAAAATGGGTGTTGCTAGAATCCAATGAAGACATCGACTTTCTCAACTGGGTCAAGCACAAACACTGAAAAGAAATGGAAATCACAACTGGGTGTTCTTACTTGGCTGCGAAACTGATATGGGCCTCGCGCAAAGTTGGGGGAGGGTTCAGAAATCCAagcgatgaagaagaagaagaagaagacgtcgatttgggtttaattaaattaataatgaagATGAAATAATAAACAAGTAGTAGTAATAGTAGGCTGTTCCGGAGGTTTCAGAGTCATAGAAATCACTATGGTCAATGACTCCATTCTTGCATTCTCCTTCCAATCTCCCAAGGCTTATGGAAATTGACTCGTTTTCCTCTCTTATTTTATAGATAGTTGACCCTTTGGCTTTTGCTAACTTCCCATTGTCTTTCGATTTGGCTGTTCTTGTCGCTCGTCGTCTTCACACAATCCCAGACCCAGTCATCCCAGAGGAAACCAAAACCCCCTCCTGTGCGCTCTTGATTATttagatttcgatggagttggtgCTGTTTTCTTAGATTGAAACAAAAGGACATGTTTAATGGGTGGAGGATGAAGGATGAAGGATGAAGAATGGTACTGATGAATGAAAAACTGGAAGACTGCggagaggggggagagagaagacAAAGAAGATTGGCAATAGTAAAGGAAAACTGACTTTAGAAGCAAAATGAAAACCAAATTTATGGTACACCATTAGATCTCTCAATAGACACGTGTCTTCATCTGCTTAAAAGGTTAGGTAGCTCAGGTAAAATGCtagcttaggagaggatcctctcccgcAAAATATGCATATTTTTTTGCTCCAACAACTTTCTTATACTTATCTGAACAATTTCATTCACACATCGATAAATATTAGATACATATCTTCTAATTaatacattttttattttatcgtTTTTTTAGAAATACAACTCCAAAGTCCAAAATTAAAAAAGACCTAGTGCTCTGCTAGCAGTCTGTTTCTGAAACTTCCTCCATATTCATGGAAGATTTGGGTGACTCCGGTGGCGTGGTGGGGATCTGGCGTAGCGGCGAAGGTTGTTTGCCTCGTTTCTCTTCCTTGCGGCGGAGTTATTACTGTGATTTTCGAAGCCATTGGAGGATCGAATGGTGGAATAGCTTTCCGATTTTGGTGGTGGATAGGGGTAGTACGATGGACGCTGTGGTGAGCAGGTCGAGCGGTTGTCAGCCAACAATGGAGCAAGGGAACCTCGTCCCTGGTCGTGGTCGTGTACGGCGGACCTGGATTTGCGTCTAGAAGGCTGATATGGGAGGCATTTGGAGGCGTGAGGAGGGCGACAGATCGCCGGATGCTGAGCCGATGGTCAGAAGCTTTACTGGGCTGAAGACGCCGCGCGACGGGGTGGTGCAGACTGGTTCGAAGATCCGGATTTGGGATCCGAGTCGGATCCAAATTTGGGTCTGGATCTGGATCACGGGTCGGGTCTGGGTTTGGACTTGGTACTGGGCCTAGATGTGGGCTTTGAGGTtgattttcatttggttttcatttttttgtttcatagGTCACTTTAGTGGAAGATTGATCTCTGTTTGGCATATTTTTTACGTGGAAGATGTTTGGATGGTCACATCACCAGTTATATTGTTAGAAGATTGCCCTTTAGTGGTCGGTCACACTATCGATAACTTAGGTGGAAGATTGTTCTCTTTTCGACGTAAGATGTGCGAGGAATCTGCTTGGTCGGTCATACCACCGGTTACTTTGATAGAAGATTGCCCTTTTATGGTCGGTCATACTATTAGTAACTTTTCACATAGCACGGCTTACACCCGATGCGTCCTCAGATGCATTTTTGCATCCAATCGTTTCTTTGCTAGGTTTTATGttcattgttttattttcgtatttttcatttatgatgtagtttctacatttatcttttgtaatcttttttattattaatggaGTTGacatttattctcaaaaaaaaaaaaaaaaactccaaagTTTAAACTTCCTAAATTATTATCATCACCGTACATATTCACTAAATAcactttcttatatatatgtgtgtgtgtgtgtgtgtgtgtgtgtgtgtgtgtgtatgtgtgtgtgtgttataaagtagaaagaagataaagagagaatagttgggaggaagtagaagtccctcattcagtctcattagcctcctttatatagaggtagggtttacatcaaagtacataactaatgagtatttacatggacatccacatagataataatatttacaacattcCCCCTTGAatgtccaccaatgaatgatggtattggacgcgcttattgttgccttgttaaaaaccttgtcaggtaacaaaaacccatagggacaaaaataaccctggtcgaaggacaaaaagagcacaaagcgcatatgtcctaggtagcatgcttctggatgctccccctgattgttgcaagcctcatttatgtatgcgataagctacatgtaccatgtatagtagcttgatgtgtctatcactgaagtgagaccatgtgtactttgcatataggggctcatcacaaattttcatacctgcaaagttaaagcaatactaacaaagctagacaatataaagaaaaatcaccatggcatatctagccataaatatcaatatctttatgtattgatatgtctcatacAAGCTCTTTAAGAGCTTtaagtaattcataactttgcgaaagttagaatatgttgcaacattataatcataattcgaattcgattatgtagtcttgtcatagtacttATTGAGGCAATTTAGATCACGTTGACTATAACGAAATaagtacatatgagctagctttagactctttgattccataagtgagcttcaggctctttcaaccaTTCATGGTCTTGCATTTTGAATCCTTCAAGGATTTGATAAGCAAAAACGCCTATAATGACActttacttttgagattttacttttagcaatgtgtctttaagatctttataatatacgatgacaatgtgccataaatctctcgtcaatatgacagctatatgtaacactgtgcttatagaaaattgtcattcgtataagagaagatattcataatctcatgtctctataaatagacattgtgtcatagtgatttatcatCACTTTTGGTAAATGCCCTTCTGTACCATGTAAGGTTAAAGGTCCAAGTGTTTCATCATGTTTCAAATAtccaatttcattggaattgcctctttccaatttggccaataatatactttgtcgacattcataATGAAACGTGGTATACCGTCAATACAACCCTTAAtgatttttggtagctaccaaatgtaaattatcatcaatgatcattaatcatagatcccacacattcttatatgcatgcattagctataataagctaattgatattgggtacccatgccacttttggggcatacattgtcacttccaggacaatcatctctcatagatgaattatgtagaatgtggatctttttacgTATAATCTCATGTCGAGCATTATAGGCCTTGTATGATCTTCTCTTTTTGGGagcttaaaactttagacctggtggacataatccacacaaattcacgTCATTCTTTTAATAACATTAGTTTTCTCTCCCCCTAATGGCGGGGATACTTTCTTATTTTGACCACTTGTAAACATGTTTTTGATAATATCGCTTCCTTAGAGTGAAGAAATCTATTGGTTGGTGGCAAACCCATACcaagttttaggtcaaaaacaTTTAGTTTATGAGCATAAACTATACTGATAAATAGTCTCACCAAGATATCAGCGATTTTACAAGGGACCAACATTGGTCTATGTCATTCTTTTCAAACGACCATATCATTTGGACCAACATGTCTGCTACCATGCATAGTTGATCTAGATTGTCTATGCAATCATGTTATGCTTTAAGGATTTTAATCCAAGTAAATTCTTTTGCAAGTAATATCATTATCACGTTAGGTACAAAACTCAAAATGAGACATGGTGGAAAAGTCTCACACAAATTCATACCGTTCTTCAAGaacaatatttctccccctTATGGCAGGAGGATTGtttcattaaagtgacaactcgcaaatatgtggtaaataaacaatttgatTGTGAGTAAGGTTAGCAGTCatcaaaacttgtaagtgattccatgcaacatggcCAACAAAGATGACATAACTGGTCAAgccaaaatagtgtatttggttcaatgaacttctggttcatgacATTATATGCCTAAATTTACTGTATAAATTTGACACAGTATATATGAGGTAGCAAAacagtcttctccaaccatattGAAGGTACTTAGTGcgtcaatatttcaaatttggtaacatgataatagctcatttggagccatagatcaagatctacaactcttgatatgagtgttaccttagcttgagtaaacatcaattgtgaaatataTATTGACAATTGGAATGGACCAAATTCATTTGGAACTGCTGGCCAGAATGATATACTCAAAATTTTGAGTTGAAGACTACAATCCATAATAAAATAGTAACTTTATCAcgtggagaacctcaagttcaCTGTCACGTATATATGTGcgtagtcataaagaggagggatttcaggccctcatataattggagatccaagaaacttgaggtttcaatttttcaatttataacaacctcttaaggaacatcaAGTTCCTAGATAATCAgattaagaaacatttagtttTAATGGGGACTCGGAGGTTACAATAAATCTGAGGAATAACACAATAGTGCTTTCAACtttgcttattgtaagcaaaagacatcagGAATGTGTGAtaatctcaatgttcttattagtcaatgaaatttaatttgactagtgacattttgaaaatggcttgataaacatccaccatatagtgtaccACAGGTCACACGCACccaatttttaatttcctcaCATCTGTGGATGTTATGGCAGTATTTACATTGTCTCCTGATTtctctcttgccatgatccacttctggtggcatttcatggtatagcCATGGCAATCGGCTTTCTTACTATATTGGAGGCACAAAATGCAACGAGACAATATATGtgtgctcttctggagccatcaatcaaATATGTAACATCTAagatgattgttatattagcctcataagcataagccttaataattttttatggacaccatggataaaattgcattgcctgaaagtcactcaaaacataagtttgaagatgacacaaatCAATTTGTAAGAATTGAACAGTGGATCTCATAGGATATAAACGAAGCTTCTGGTCCGTGTTATACAGGTAAAACACGTCGTTCAATTATTGTATTTTTGTTTGATGTagattaacatcaaatgcattttgaacttcaggccaaaatgatatattcGAAATGTCGAGTTCAAACTTCATGACCATAACTTATGAGTGAAGGACTTTAGATGCTCATCTAGTTAGtttgatcattgaggaacttcaagtcctcatgtaattaaggatcaaggaacaacatgttctgatctcttttaattacaaaattcacgatcacaaatttggggtatactcatactcattcgtcataaatcaacggttaaatatctgcttacttttaaattagtgtcaatataattccctcaaaacttcaggtttgaggttgaccgAGATTAAAACTCTTTGATAAATTGTTCATATATCCACTCGAAACTTCTAGCtcgagttgacataaagtcaaataaactatgaatgaattatatgtgtaatcgaagcttcaggttcgatttttttctatgaactgcaagttctatgattttgtaatttgaacttcggtttcaaataaatttggtgctcaaaacttcaggctcgaggtgactaaaatgagtcttcaagttcacttttaactaatttatattttatactcagagcttcgggtttgagttttactgttagaacttcaggttctattaTATGgtattttgaacttctggttcaaaaatcTTAAACTCGAGATTTGAAAGTTCGAGACGTCGGACTGCTGGTCCATATGGATAAAAAAATTTGTACTGTAATAAAGATATACAATAAAATAGAAATATTGTTGTGaaggaaaataaattaattaattaattaacaatgGGAACTTCTGGGGTTCCATAAATGAATaatacacagaacttctggcCTGGTTAACTTCAAaaatatttctctctcctctaacTGCACGAGGGGATCATATGTAGAACCTCAAGCTAAATGTATAGCTTCTAGCTTTGGCCAAGTGTCCAATATTGACTTCAAATTCACATTGTCGTACAG
Above is a genomic segment from Rosa chinensis cultivar Old Blush chromosome 3, RchiOBHm-V2, whole genome shotgun sequence containing:
- the LOC112195049 gene encoding pentatricopeptide repeat-containing protein At2g20710, mitochondrial; its protein translation is MMKHSHFSALFNTLYSRFCHVSLYSTAVPKSHRKLWKVSLNTLYRRICGSEFQASVLPILDRWVQEGQTVDRDELVTIIKELRYYKDYGRALEVSMWMSDKRYAVLFPSDVAIRLDLIAKVHGIEEAEIYFNNTPKQLKVLQVYHALLNCYARAKQLEKAEATMQKMRDLGFCRTSWSYNDLLNLYYKTGNHEKFDSLMSEMEENGIGFDRFTYGIRLSAAAAASDLEGIDKILAEWESDPKILVDWTNYAIAANGYTKAGAVDKALEMLKRSEEHVPNSKRQRPAYEHLMTQYAVLGKKDDTLRLWKCYKEQMKVYSRGYICVMTSLLNSDDIETAEKIFEEWESEPVNYDIRIPNTLIGAYTRNGFLDKAEAILSRIRLKDGKPNHTTLIYLAKGYLDQGQIEKALELATKAVCAAPPGWMPNKDVVVACLEKFKMKADLEGAKEFIKLVVDKNMQERLLNHIENEY